The genomic interval GGTGCCGGCCGCGGCGGCGGCGCGGCCGATGAGATCCTTCACCTTGAGCATCGGCTCGCTGTCGCCGATCAGCGAATCGGTGGGGCTGCTGCCGCGGATCTGGCGCTGCAGCAGGTCGACCTGGCGCGCGAGCTGCCGGCGGTCGGCGGCGGACTTCACCCGCATCAGGAGCTCGTCGCGGAGGAACGGCTTCTGCACGAAGTCCACTGCGCCCAGCTTCATCGCTTCGACGGCGATGTCGATGGTGCCGAACCCGGTCATCACGATGAACGCCGAATCGACGCGCGCTTCGCGCAGCCGCTTCAGCACCTCCATCCCGGAGATCCCCGGCATGCGCATGTCGGAGAGGATCACGTCGAACACGTTCCCTTTCGCCGCGGTCAGCCCCTCCTCGCCGGTCGGCGCCGTGTCCACGGTGTAGCCGGCGCCGCGAAGCATGCGCGCCGTGCTGTCGCGCACGCCGTGGTCGTCGTCGATCACCAGGATGCGTGGCACGGGGGTAAGTGTATGACGAGAGGACTTGACCCGATAAGGTGATCGGGGGTGCGCGGCGTGCTGACGGTGCGAAGAGTGCTGGTGCTCGGAGTGGTCGGAATGAGCGCCTGTGTGGCTCATCCGGGGCGGGTGATGCTTCCCGGATCGGTCGCGCGGGCGACCCCCGCGTCAGTGCGGGTGCAGGTGCGCGAAGGCAAGGCCCTCGTCGTCCGCGAGGTTCCGCTCGAGCGCTATGTGATCGCGGCGGCGTTGTCGGAGGTCCATCCCGCGCCGGGCGAGGATGCGCTGGCGGCCCGCATCTACGAGGTGCAGAGCGTCATCGCCCGCAGCTATGCGGCGGCGAATCGCGGGCGCCATGCCAGGGACGGATTCGATCTCTGTTCGACCACGCATTGTCAGGTGTACGAGCCGGCGCGTCTCACCACGTCGCGCTGGGCGTCGATCGCCCGCAGTGCGGCGCAGCGGACCGAAGGCGAAGTGCTCTGGTTCGCCGACGCGCCGGCGCGGGCGGTCTTTCATGCAGACTGCGGCGGCCACACCAGCGCCGCCGGCGCCGTGTGGGGCGGTGTGGCGCCGGCCTATCTCGCGGCGCGCCAGGACGCCGTGGATCCCGGCGCGCACGCGATGTGGACCTACGAGGCGGGCGCCGACGCGCTGCGCGCCGCGCTCAACGCGGACGTCCGGACGGCGGTCGGCGCCAGGCTCGACCGCATCGAGGTCGCCGGCCGGGACGGCGCCGGACGCGCCGAGCAGATCGTGCTCCGCGGCAGCCGGACGTTCGTCGTCCGCGGCGAGGTCTTTCGGGACATCGTGACCCGCCGGCTCGGCGCGCGCTCGCTGCGCAGCACGCTGTTCTCCGTCAGCAGATCCGGCCGCACGTTCGTGTTCTCGGGCAAGGGATTCGGCCATGGCGTGGGCCTCTGCCAGGCCGGCGCGATCGCGCGTCTGCGCGCGGGCCAGAGTCCCGCCCAGGTCCTCGAGTTCTATTTCCCGGGCACGTCGCTGCATTAGGGCATCTACGCCGTCATCGCGTACACCACGATGTTCACCGCGAACTTCGTGTTGTCCTCTCGCTGGAAGCGCTTGTTGCGCCAGTCGTAGTCCCACTCGCAGCCGTAGTCCTTGTTCGAGTACAGCACGCCGATCCGACCGCGATGCTCGACGGCCCGGAGATAGTCGTGGACGATGTCGTCCCCCCAGCCGTTCAGCTCGTGGGAGGTGGTCGGCGGCCCGTCGGGAAACTGGAAGAAGCAGCGATAGAGCGCGTGCGTGCCGGGCAGCTTGGCCAGCGTTCCGGCGCCGGGAAAGATCGTGCGCATCTCCTGCTCGAAGCTCTTGGCGTAGAGCCCGTTGATGTCATGGTTGCAGTCGTCGGAGAAGAGGAAGCCCCCCTGCTGCACGAACCGCTCGAGCTGCGCGCGCTCCTCGCGCGAGAAGCGAACGAGCTTGTGGCCGGTCATGAACAGGAACGGAAAGGCCAGCAGTTCTTTGGAATCCGCCGCGATCACCACTTCCTCGCCGAACACCGGGATGGTCGTGTACTCGACCAGGGAATTGAGCACGTTCGCCGCAACCTTGGGGTTGTAGTCCCAGTCGCCCGAGTCGTAGCGGAGGCGCGCGAAGACGAACTCCGATGGCTTCGGCCGTCCCGCCTGGACGGCCGGAAACGATTCCATCCGCGTATCTTACCGCCCCGTCCTATAATGGGGCGACCGGGCCGGCACGGCTTTGGCGGTAAACGCCGGAGGCGCTGCGGCGTATTTTCATGTCAGGAACGTCACCGGCCCTCGCCGCCGCGCGTGAAGCGGATGCCGCCGCTGCCTCTGCCGTCAAGGCCTCGCAGGCTGCGGGCGAGCTGGATCGCGCGCGCGAGCGGTACGCGGAGCTGGTCGCGCGGCACCAGCGCCGCGCCGCGCGGATCGCGTATCACTACCTGCGCGATTCCGCCGAGGCGGACGAGGCGGTGCAGGACGCGTTCGTGAAGGCGTACCAGCACCTCGCGTCGTTCCGCGAAGAGCTGCCGTTCGACGTGTGGTTCACGCGCATCCTGATCAACGGGTGTCTGGATCGCATCAAGGCGCGCACCCGCCGGGAACGGTGGCTGCTGCCGATGTCGGGCAGGCCCGGAACGCGATCGGGCCAGGGCGCGGCCGGCGACCACGCGCCGGCCGACCGGGATCTGACCGACCGGGTCGCCGCCGGCGGCCTGTCGCCGGAACAGGCGCTGCTCGGACGCGAGCGCCGGCGGGCGATTGCCGCCGCGCTGTCGAGGCTGCCCGAGCGCCAGCGCTCGGTGTTCGTGCTGAGCCACGTGGAAGGTCGAACGTCGCGGGAAGTGAGCGCGCTGACGGGTCTGAACGAATCGACGGTCCGCGTGCACCTGTTTCGAGCGATTCGTAAGTTGAGGGCGCTGCTGGCGCATGACACCGCCGCCGGCGCCCCGGGGGAGCTGAAAGGAAAACGCCGTGTCACTTCTTGACCGTCTGGGACGTGGTCGTCACCTGAACGACCAGCAGTTCGCGCGTCTGTGGACGACGGGAGGGGGCCATCCGCACCTGGAGGGATGTGCGACCTGCCGCGCGCGGTTCGATGAATTCGACCGCTGGATCATGGGCGTCGGCGACGAGCTGCGCGCCGAGGCCGACGAGGCGTTCCCCGCCGACCGGCTGACCGCTCAGCAGGCGCAGATTGCGCGCCGGCTCGAGACGCTCGAGCGGCCGGCCCGCGTCATCGCGTTCCCGAAGGCGGCGCGCGCCGTCATCAGCGGGCATTCGCACGTCCGCCGCTGGGTCACGGTCGCGGCCGCCGCCAGCCTGATCATCACCGGCTTCGGGCTCGGCCAGATGGTGCCGCTCCGTCAGATCAACAAGGCCGTCACCACGGCTCCGCCCACGCTGACGCAGCCGAAGACGCAGAGCATCGCCAGCGAGTACACGCCGGCGGCGACCGCGCATCCGGAAGACGAGCTGCTGTCGGACATCCTCGCGAAGCCGCGCGTCAGCACGCTCAGCGCGCTCGACGAGATGACGCCGCACGCGCGCGACATGAAGTGAGCACGACCCAGCCGCTGATCTTCCGCAAGGGCCTCGACATGAAGCAGGCCGTTGCGGGCGAGCTCGCGGCCGCCTATCACAGCGCGCTCGTCGATCAGGTGCGCGCCGGCGGCTTCCGCCACGACTCGGGACGCCTGACGATCCACCTCGCCCGCGAGTTCGGCTTCTGCTACGGCGTCGATCGCGCCGTCGACTACGCGTATCAGGCCGTCGCCCGCTTTCCCGGACGGCAGGTCTTCCTCACCGGCGAGATCATCCACAACCCGCACGTCAACGATCGGCTGCGCGCCAACGGCATCCGCTTCCTCAGCGACCCCGGGGAACGATCGGTCGCCGACCTCGGCCCGGATGACGTCGTCATCCTGCCGGCCTTCGGCATCACCGTCGAGGAGATGCTGGCGTTCTCCGCGCGCGGCTGCACCCTCGTCGACACCACCTGCGGCTCGGTGCTGAACGTCTGGAAGAACGTCGTCCGCTACGCGCAGGACGGCTTCACGTCGATCATCCACGGCAAGGTGAAGCACGAGGAGACGCGGGCGACCGCGTCCCAGGCGCTCAAGTATCCCAACGGCCGCTATCTGGTCGTGCTCGACCGCGACGAGGCGGCGATCGTCTGCAGCTACATCCGGAACGGCGGCGATCGCGAGGCGTTCCTCACCCGGTTCGCCGGCGCCGTGTCGCCCGGTTTCGATCCCGATCGCGATCTCGTGCGCGTCGGCTGCGCCAACCAGACCACGATGCTGATGTCGGAATCGCTGGAGATTGGCGAGATGATCGGGGCGGCGATGCGCGATCGCCACGGCGAGGCGGCGCTGCCGCAGCACTTCCGCGCCTTCGACACGATCTGCAGCGCGACGCAGGAGCGGCAGGATGCCGTCGAAGCGCTGCTCGACCGCGAGCCGCTGGACCTGATGATCGTGGTCGGCGGGTACAACAGCAGCAACACCTGCAACCTGGCGCGCATCTGCGCGGCGCGGGTGCGCACGTATCACATCTCGGATCCGGGCTGTCTGCTGTCTGCCGATCGCATCCGCCATCGTCCGGTGGGCGCCCCGTCCACGGCGGCGGCGGCGGAAGTCGTCAGCGAGGGCTGGCTCGCCCGCGAGGGGCGCATCGTGGCGGGACTGACCGCGGGCGCATCGACGCCCAACAACATCGTCGGGCAAGTGATCGAGACGCTCGAGCGGTTTGCTCTCTAGCGGCGCTCGCGGGAGCATCCGGGTGACTCGGTTTCGGGTTTTACGGGTTTTACGGGTTCTACGGGTTCTTCGGGTTCTCCGGGTTCTCCCGGTTCAGGTTCTCCAGGTTCGGCTGATGCGACGGTGAACCCCGTAGAACCGTGAACCCGTAGAACCTGAACCCGGAGAACCCGAGGAACCCGAAGAACCCGTAGAACCCGTAAAACCCGTTGTGGAAGTGCCCCGGCTGACGGATGAGCCCGTGCGCCGCTCGATCAGCGGTCGATCCGCGAAAGCTGCCGCCCGTCCACCATCGTCATCGTGATCCGCACCTG from Vicinamibacterales bacterium carries:
- a CDS encoding SpoIID/LytB domain-containing protein, which translates into the protein MAHPGRVMLPGSVARATPASVRVQVREGKALVVREVPLERYVIAAALSEVHPAPGEDALAARIYEVQSVIARSYAAANRGRHARDGFDLCSTTHCQVYEPARLTTSRWASIARSAAQRTEGEVLWFADAPARAVFHADCGGHTSAAGAVWGGVAPAYLAARQDAVDPGAHAMWTYEAGADALRAALNADVRTAVGARLDRIEVAGRDGAGRAEQIVLRGSRTFVVRGEVFRDIVTRRLGARSLRSTLFSVSRSGRTFVFSGKGFGHGVGLCQAGAIARLRAGQSPAQVLEFYFPGTSLH
- a CDS encoding DUF4159 domain-containing protein encodes the protein MESFPAVQAGRPKPSEFVFARLRYDSGDWDYNPKVAANVLNSLVEYTTIPVFGEEVVIAADSKELLAFPFLFMTGHKLVRFSREERAQLERFVQQGGFLFSDDCNHDINGLYAKSFEQEMRTIFPGAGTLAKLPGTHALYRCFFQFPDGPPTTSHELNGWGDDIVHDYLRAVEHRGRIGVLYSNKDYGCEWDYDWRNKRFQREDNTKFAVNIVVYAMTA
- a CDS encoding sigma-70 family RNA polymerase sigma factor, with protein sequence MSGTSPALAAAREADAAAASAVKASQAAGELDRARERYAELVARHQRRAARIAYHYLRDSAEADEAVQDAFVKAYQHLASFREELPFDVWFTRILINGCLDRIKARTRRERWLLPMSGRPGTRSGQGAAGDHAPADRDLTDRVAAGGLSPEQALLGRERRRAIAAALSRLPERQRSVFVLSHVEGRTSREVSALTGLNESTVRVHLFRAIRKLRALLAHDTAAGAPGELKGKRRVTS
- a CDS encoding 4-hydroxy-3-methylbut-2-enyl diphosphate reductase, translated to MSTTQPLIFRKGLDMKQAVAGELAAAYHSALVDQVRAGGFRHDSGRLTIHLAREFGFCYGVDRAVDYAYQAVARFPGRQVFLTGEIIHNPHVNDRLRANGIRFLSDPGERSVADLGPDDVVILPAFGITVEEMLAFSARGCTLVDTTCGSVLNVWKNVVRYAQDGFTSIIHGKVKHEETRATASQALKYPNGRYLVVLDRDEAAIVCSYIRNGGDREAFLTRFAGAVSPGFDPDRDLVRVGCANQTTMLMSESLEIGEMIGAAMRDRHGEAALPQHFRAFDTICSATQERQDAVEALLDREPLDLMIVVGGYNSSNTCNLARICAARVRTYHISDPGCLLSADRIRHRPVGAPSTAAAAEVVSEGWLAREGRIVAGLTAGASTPNNIVGQVIETLERFAL